The stretch of DNA ATCATTACATATAAATCCTGCCTTTACGTCCAGTAGGATCTTCAGCATCTGAAAAAAAGATAAAGGGTAAATACATTAATGAAGTAAAATTTAACATATTTATACGTATCAGAGTCAAGGATAAACTATCTCTTACAAGGTACTACCTGAATTATTTTGTTAAAAATTgaacttctatcatctttttgaaGTAAAGAATAGTTTTTGATTTCCCCATTAAGTAATCATAGCTACTCTGTATAAGACAAAAACTGAGTGATTAATAGAGAAGAATTAATTTTCCCTGTCAATCCCTGAAATGACAAAATGGTGTACCGATTAGAAGAACTAAATCACACAAGGGATGTACCGGTTCCCTTTATATGTTAACTGTTAGTGTAAATTAAAGTAGTGTTGTAATTAATTAGTCAGAGGAGAAAAGACCAGGTTTATGTAATGAGTAGTATGTGGTATGTGATAAAAAATGTACTGAGTAATATGTGGTCAATAATGTCAGGAGTATGTATCAATAGCAAGAGGAAATAGACCTCTTGCTATTTAAGAACAAACTGTAATGAGTGTGAGATGGCAAAAGGGAATAGACCTCTTGCAATCATAATTCTAATTGTAAAAATCATCTCTTGGTCCAAGACAGACTCTTTTTGGAGTATAAGGGCATCTGTAGACAACTCTCCCTGCGTCCGAGGTCCGGGTGATCAAATGTCAGCTGGGGCAATCACCCAAGTCAGGCTGTTGAGAAAGCCAAGGAATACTGAAGATTCATTTCTTGTGAGCCAGTCTTCTTTGGTAATGCTTTAAACAGGAAGGCTTTGAACACTGTATCGTCTCTGAATCGTTGCAATCTGCGTTAGTGCAGCGTTCAGCTTTCTATACAGATCCTCTTTTTCTTGCTTTAGGATATCTCGCTCTGAAATAGTGTCACCAAGCTGTCTTAATGTATTATCTAAATCTTTTCTCAGTTCCTCATTTTTTTGCTTCATGATTTCTCGCTCGATGGAAGCATCGGCTAACTGTTTCTCCATCTCTTTTACCAGCTGCTTCTGCTGGTCTCGGTGTTTCTTAGAGTTAACAGCAtttattctttttctctccatttctttatcATCAAATGGCTGTCGAATTTCATACACTCTGACTCTACTTCTATTTCCCCTGCGTTTTTCAAGGGCCGCAGCTTTTTCCTCCTCTGATTTTGGCTTGCGACCACGTCTTTTCTTTTGTGGTTCTTGACACTCTTGTGCACCTCTCTTGATTGTAGCTATTTCTCCAGTCAAAACATCAGCTGGTAAGGTCTGAGAGTGACTAGAAGATGGATAACTGTCTGAAGCTAGAGGCGTTGCCTGAACAGAATCTTCAAAGAAGTCTACTGGAGGCCTTAGCGGGGCTGTCTGAGTAGAATCTTCAGAAAAACCTACTGGAGACCTTATCAGGGCTGCCTGAGCAGAATATTCGAAGCAAGCTGCTGGAGACCTTAGCAGGGCTTTCTGAGCAGAATCTTCAAACTGCTCTACTGGAGATCTTGGCAGGGCAGCCTGACCAGAATGTTCAGAGAAGTCTACTGAAGACTTTACCGAGGCTGTCTCATAAAGACTCTGTTTAGGAGAGCGCTGCAGGCAATAAGATATCTGAGAACCAGAGCGCAGTGTGTTGGGGCTATTCAGTATCTGTTCCTCTGCATAATTTCCCTCAGGGGTTGTACAGCTACTTGTAGCATAAGGCGACTGGCGTGACTGCGAGTAGGTTGATTCTTCGGGTAGGTGGAAAGCTGAGACCATCAATGGAGATCCACTCATGTAATCCTGAGCGCCATTCCAATTTGGAGTTACTTCCCTTGCAATGCTGGTAACATCTGAAACACAGAAATAAACAAAATCAAGATATGAACCTCGTTATCATtgacaatgattttcataagttgGATAGAGACTTCGATGCTTTTTAGAATaccatgtatgatttttttttttacaattaatttttttttcataaggtttTGCAAAACATATTTAGTCACAACAGGGCCTTTCTTATTGTTCAATATAaaggaacaacaacaaaaacaacaacaaaaacaacaaaaatcataataataataataataataataataataataataatgataataataataatgaagattcgAAATTTGCTAAAATTTTCACCTAAAGATCTTCGATACTCTACTTTTTAATAACCATTTTTACAATCTGCTAATAATAccgataataatgataactaattaTAAATTTGTCGAATAATAACAAATTACCATAACTTTGCTGTAATTGACTAAAATCTGCTTGGGAATATCATCCAACAATTTCGAAAGCTAAATATTTCGTTCATTTTGAAGTCTTGGTGAAGATGATTATTGCATTTTTTGTTAATTAAATCATGTGGATTTATCaattaatgtttttaataataaattacatgGCTATAGAGTAAAATGCTTAATCActtgacaacacacacacacgcacacacacacacacacacacacacatatatatatatatatatatatatatatatatatatatatatatatatatatatttatatacatatatatatatatatatatatatatatatatatatatatatgtatatatatatatatatatatatatatatatatatatatatatatatatatatatatatatatcacacaacttGTAGCTAAACCAAGGAGGGTTCTCTGTTAATAATCCCACAAAAATGACAGATGAAAATAATATGGTTAAACCAAAAAACGGCCCCTTGGTTTACCTGTCATTGCATCAGAATATTTCGTGAGCTGAGAATGAGAATATTCGGGCAGCCTACTCTCCATTTCATACATGTAATTCACTATAAACTCGTCCGTCAATTCACCTTCTTGCACCGATGAATCGGGTGAGCGGAGAGGCACTACTACGCTGTGAGCCCCGACGTCGCTGTAAATGTTATCCATGTCaacagaattcttcttcttcttgtttttattataaCTCCTTAATTTGTAAGGATACCGTTCCGTCTCTGCTATTGAGTATAAGTCACTTTAAGCTCCGTGGGATGATGTACAAAGTATGTTTGTAAACGGAGACGCCAGACGTTTATATACATCAGAAGAGATGTATACGTTTCAACTTGTTCAGGGCTTGGGGGTTTCCCGGTACAGCTTAACTACTGTAGTCTACGCTGGTCACGGGTGACTCGTACCAGTCCACGGCCTGCTCCTACGCCAATGGTATGACGTACTTGCGATCTCGGTGGTACGGGTACAGCCCAACAGTGGAGGTATGCAAGGCCCTTGGACGTATGTATACGCCATGACGTTAATCAGTTTACGACTACGTCAGTCGTTGGTAACCTAAAGCGACATTATAGTCTTCTGGTCGTTTAAAAGTCTTACATGAGAAACAATACTTTCTTACAACATTAAAACGTTTatgttgatggagagagagagagagagagagagagagagagagagagagagagagagagagagagagagagagagagtatttccccGTTTTTCGCTACCTGTGTAGGGGATTCCCAAACCGGGGATTACCTAAGAATTACCGAAAAGAGGACGTTCAAGAAACCTGACCTCTACAACCTCACGTTCTACCCGTCTCCCTAATAACCGCCGAGTC from Palaemon carinicauda isolate YSFRI2023 chromosome 5, ASM3689809v2, whole genome shotgun sequence encodes:
- the LOC137640597 gene encoding putative uncharacterized protein DDB_G0271982 isoform X1, with the protein product MDNIYSDVGAHSVVVPLRSPDSSVQEGELTDEFIVNYMYEMESRLPEYSHSQLTKYSDAMTDVTSIAREVTPNWNGAQDYMSGSPLMVSAFHLPEESTYSQSRQSPYATSSCTTPEGNYAEEQILNSPNTLRSGSQISYCLQRSPKQSLYETASVKSSVDFSEHSGQAALPRSPVEQFEDSAQKALLRSPAACFEYSAQAALIRSPVGFSEDSTQTAPLRPPVDFFEDSVQATPLASDSYPSSSHSQTLPADVLTGEIATIKRGAQECQEPQKKRRGRKPKSEEEKAAALEKRRGNRSRVRVYEIRQPFDDKEMERKRINAVNSKKHRDQQKQLVKEMEKQLADASIEREIMKQKNEELRKDLDNTLRQLGDTISERDILKQEKEDLYRKLNAALTQIATIQRRYSVQSLPV
- the LOC137640597 gene encoding putative uncharacterized protein DDB_G0271982 isoform X2; translated protein: MDNIYSDVGAHSVVVPLRSPDSSVQEDVTSIAREVTPNWNGAQDYMSGSPLMVSAFHLPEESTYSQSRQSPYATSSCTTPEGNYAEEQILNSPNTLRSGSQISYCLQRSPKQSLYETASVKSSVDFSEHSGQAALPRSPVEQFEDSAQKALLRSPAACFEYSAQAALIRSPVGFSEDSTQTAPLRPPVDFFEDSVQATPLASDSYPSSSHSQTLPADVLTGEIATIKRGAQECQEPQKKRRGRKPKSEEEKAAALEKRRGNRSRVRVYEIRQPFDDKEMERKRINAVNSKKHRDQQKQLVKEMEKQLADASIEREIMKQKNEELRKDLDNTLRQLGDTISERDILKQEKEDLYRKLNAALTQIATIQRRYSVQSLPV